ATCTTTCCCAAACCTTGGACTTGGGAtttttggccttgttgagagcaGCCATTACCACCACCAGTCCTAGTATTTGAGAACCCATCTTCACACCGGGCCTTCTTGGAGTCTCTCTTCCTCATttccttgagattttctcctCCAATTTGTTCGACAAATatcatgagctgagatatgtccatttccttaaCAAAGCATAGTGGTTCAAAATTCCTTtgcaaccaagtcggacacccctGATATGAATTGGCTCATTCGGGCATGTGGATTGGCAACCAAAGAagaagcatacttggatagcttggttgaacttgagggcataatccCTTGCACCATGTTGCCTTGCCTAATATTTATGAATTCCAATACCTTTGTCTCTCTTATCTCAAGAGGAAAGAAACGGTCGAGAAAGacaagtttgaaggcttcccaaccaataggaccttcatcaacTCTCTTgaacttccattgagtataccacACTTGGGCAATACCCTTGAGTTTGTAGGCCGCCAACTCTACTTTCTCTTCCGAAGACACCCCCATAATATCTACTATAttatacacctcatcaatgaactcttggagATCTTCGTTAAATTTTGAACCATGAAACTCAAAAGGGTACATCCTTGTAAAATCCCTCACTCTAGAAGCCAtagtaggagcattaggaggagAAACAACTCTTTGAATGGCCACAACTTGGGATAGCATCGTAATAGTGGTTTGGAACTcccattagtcacttggtcaaGAAGGGGTCCATTAGCTTGAGGGATTGGAGGAGCTTGGTCTCCATTAGCATTGACCCCTTTTTGCATAGGTACTCTTCTtagaggcattttctgaaaaaatagcaaagaagtgagaatttcctaaaatgtattatagcctcctattcatagatatggcggGCTTCATACCCATGAATAAGATTTTAGTTTATGCAGTATTTTGGACTCTCCTAGACATCTtaaatcttgtgctctgatacaaagtttgtcacaaTCCGAATTAGGTCCTATATGTGACATAGCGATTGAAACCCTGAAGGGCccaaaccaagcctcttgatgtatcataagcatgcataaggtgtAATTAACCggaaaaaatcataagaaaatctCAAGAACATGAATCCTAAGAGTATAAAACTCAACAACATAAACTTTACATAGTGTGTCCAataatgcctctactagtcaAAATGAACGGGGTATacatgtgttacaccccacactcttgatctt
This Solanum dulcamara chromosome 8, daSolDulc1.2, whole genome shotgun sequence DNA region includes the following protein-coding sequences:
- the LOC129899843 gene encoding uncharacterized protein LOC129899843, translating into MLSQVVAIQRVVSPPNAPTMASRVRDFTRMYPFEFHGSKFNEDLQEFIDEVYNIVDIMGVSSEEKVELAAYKLKGIAQVWYTQWKFKRVDEGPIGWEAFKLVFLDRFFPLEIRETKVLEFINIRQGNMVQGIMPSSSTKLSKYASSLVANPHARMSQFISGVSDLVAKEF